The following nucleotide sequence is from Fibrobacter sp. UWB13.
ATCGTCACTGGAATGCCATCGCGGATGAATCCGTACTTTTCTTCGTTGATTTGCAGAAGTGAAGATGTGCTAAGCGTTGCTGTAAATTTTTGAACAGCCTCTTCAATCTGATTTTGATTTATCCAAGGGTTCAATTTTTGAAGAGCAGCCTTAAAATAGCGGAGCAAAAGAACGTCGCGATACGACTTTCGCCCAAATGTACCATTATCCCCAAGAACCTCAAGATTTTAGGCGAAAACAACACGCCAACCCAGCTCTTCCAGCAGGTTTCCGGCGCTTTCTTGAACAAGAATGTTTTCGCTGTATTCGTAGGACATAATAATGGGCTTTTTTGTAAATATAGCCTATTTTATGCCAAATTAAAACAAACAAAAAGATTTAAAAGGTCAAAAGTCGAAACCCAAAGCTAACGAACAGTGCGTGGGTTGTTTGCACTACAAAAAACCTTTAGTTTGATAAAATTTTCAACGGAATTTGCCTAAAAAAGTGGAAGTTTCTCAAAATGTCACATTCTGTCACCGCAATAATTTAAATTGAATTTTGATTGTTTTAGTCTGCCTTTTTTGCATGTAGGCAGTCGAGGTAAAGATGAAGAAAGAGATGACGCCTGATAATGTCAATAAAAATGAAATTATCGTATATCAGCCGGAAGGCGGGGAATTCCACATTGAAGTCAGAATCGAAAACGAGACGGTATGGTTATCACAGGCTCAAATGGCGGAACTATTTCACGCTACGAAACAAAATATCAGCCTGCATATCACAAAAATTTTCAAAGAAGGCGAATTAGACCCAAAAGTGGTTGTCAAGGAATACTTGACAACCACTCTACATGGAGCGATAAGCGGAAAAACGCAAGTACATGCAGTAAAATACTACAACCTAGATGTCATCATTTCCGTAGGATATCGCATAAAATCCATTCAAGGAACACGTTTCCGCCAATGGGCCAACCAAGTTCTAAAAGACCATATGCTCAAGGGATATAGCATCAATCAACGGATGTTCGCCAAAGGAATAGAACCGACAAATTTACTCCAAGCACAACAACTACAGCTTGAAAAACAAGGATCAGAGATTGCAAACATCAAGCATTCTGTTAACAGTCGACTTACAGCAGTCGAGCAACGCGTTGATTTTTTCGTCAATACCGTACACAACGCCCAAAATCAAAAGATAAACCAGCTTTCTAACGATGTTAAGAAAGTCATGGAAAATTTCATCGATCCAACAACTTTCAAGCATTTCTTGATTTTGGACGGGCAGAAGCTAGACGCCGATATTGCCTATACTAAAATTTACGGCATGGCGAAAAAGAATATCATCATTATTGACAATTATTTAGGTGTGAAGACTTTAGACCTGCTTCGTGGAATCGCAAAAGGCATATCAATCAGAATCATCAGCAATACAAAGGGTTGTGCGGCTCTCACGCCTGATATTGTCAATGACTTTTCAACCGCAAGGCCTGACATCAATCTTTCAATCCTGCAAACAAGCCGAAAATTCCACGATCGTTATATCTTTTTGGATTACGACACTCCAAATGAAAAACTTTTCCATTGCGGATCATCTAGCAAAGATGCTGGGAATAAAATTACCACCATCATGCAAATTGAATGTCCAGAGATTTACCATGCGCTAGTGGAATCTCCATAAATTTTCCAACTATTGACAGTTATTAAATAATAACCTATATTAAAAATGCCAAAGATATTCGAAGCGGAAGGATTCTCATTTTTCTTCTACATGAATGAACACGAACCAGTGCATGTCCATGTGAGAAAACAAGGGAAGATTGCAAAGTTTGAAATTCTAAATGGATACGCAGTACCTGTATTCGGAAAACTATCAAAAGCCGATATGGCTAAAGCGAGTGAACTAGCGACTGAAAATAGCGAACTCATCATCAAAAAATGGTTTGAAATTTTCGGATAGGAGCTTTTATGAACGATATAACGGAAAAAGACGTAAAAAGGGTTTGGGTCGAAAAGGATGCCATTTGCGTCGAGCTCAAGGACGGTCGCATAGGGAAAGAACTCATTCGCGATTACGAGCCGCTCAAAAAAGCCACCAGAGAACAGCTGAAAAATTGCAGGGTAGATCTCGATGGCGTATGGTTTGACGATCTAGACGAAGGGCTTGCGCTATCTGGATTTTTCTCGCCCAAGAAAACAAATCCCGTTGGTCGCATATTTTGGCTTTTCCCCGAACTGAACGCAGCCGCATTCGCGCGTCGTTTGGGAATTCCGCAACCACTTTTTGCGGCTTATGTCAATGGCTCTAAGAAGCCATCCGCAGCTAGGCGTAAAAAGATCAACGACGAATTCCATCGAATCGGTCGTGAGTTGATGCAAGTATAAGCGCCTATTTTAAGCGCGTTGTCCCCTCCCCCTACTTGCAATGTTTCTTTAGCGCTGCAATATACGCTTCGGCGTAGCGTGATTTCGTGACGCCTTTGCGCATAACATAACCGACAGTCATTTTGTCGTGGACATCAAGGCGTTTTGCGATGATGTTCTTGCCGTTGAGTTTGTGGCTAATGACGCCGGAGCAAATGGTGTAGCCGTCAAGGCCAATGAGCAAGTTGAAAAGTGTCGCACGGTCACGGACTTTGATGTTTCGCGGACAGTCGAAATCGATGGCAGTGAGCGGTTCTTCGGCAAAGTAGAACGAGTTGAAATCGCCCTGTTCGTAAGTCAAGTACGGAAACGGTTTGAGATCCGCAAGCGTGATTTTTTCTTTTTTCGCGAGCGGATTCTTCGATGACATGAACACGTGCAGCGGTGTTGCAAAAAGCGGTTCAAATACGAGATTGTTCTTTTGAATGAGCTTGGTGATGACCTTTTCGTTTTTGTCACTGAGGTAAAGCACGCCCATTTCGCTTTTCATTTTGGCGACATCGTCAATGATTTCGTTAGTTTGCGTTTCGCGAAGTGTAAAATCGTAGCTCGGGCCACCGAACTTGCGGATAACATCGACAAATGCATTCACGGCAAAAGAATAGTGCTGGCAGCTGACGGAGAAAATCATGTTGCCACCCTTGCCGCCTTTATAGCGGTCTTCCAAAAGCGTTGCCTGTTCCAAAACCTGCCTTGCGTACGAAAGGAACTCATCGCCTTCGTTTGTAATGGTCACGCCTTTGTTGGAGCGGTTGAAAATCGTCACGCCCATTTCTTCTTCGAGTTCGTGGATAGCAGCGGTAAGGCTCGGTTGCGAGATAAAGACTCGCTTGGACGCTTCGGTAATATTTCGCGTGTCTGCAATGGCTATGGCGTACTTAAGTTGTTGTAGAGTCATAAGTTTTCCTTATCGCTGGTTATAAATCACCATAGGAAAAATCTATGGTGAACGCATAAAAAATAGTATTTTACCGATGATAAAAAGGGAGGTATATTTGGAGCGTTCAAAAAAACAAAGTAAAAAGGTAGGTAAAACACCATGAGCATTAAAACATCTGTAATTGGTTTCCCGCGTATCGGTAAGAATCGTGAACTCAAGTTCGCAAGCGAAAAGTTCTTCAAGGGCGAAATCTCCGAAGCTGAACTCCAGACGGTCGCCGCAGAAATCCGCCAGTACGGTTGGCAGAAGCAGAAGGCAGCAGGTATCGATTTCATCCCGTCCAACGACTTTTCGTTCTACGACAACGTTCTCGACACTGCATTTTTGCTGAACGTCATTCCGGAACGCTACAGCAGCCTCGAATTGAGCACGCTCGAAAAGTATTTCGCCGCCGCCCACGGTTACCAAGGTGCAAAGGGCGATGTGAAGGCCCTCCCGATGAAGAAATGGTTCAATACGAACTATCATTACATTGTTCCGGAAATCGATGACGCTACCGATCTCAAGCTCGTCGGCAAGAAGCCGGTTGAAGAATTCAACGAAGCCAAATCGGCCGGAATTGAAGCCGTTCCGACGCTTATCGGCGCATACACATTCCTCCGCCTCGCCCGCTACAACGGCAACAAGAAGGCCAAGGACTTCGCCGCAGCAGCTGTCAACGCTTACGCAGAACTCGCCGAAAAGCTCGCCGCCGCAGGCGCCAAGTGGATTTCTTTCGCAGAACCGGCACTCGTCTTCGACGTGACTGCAGAAGAACGCGAACTCTTCAAGACGATTTACGCTGAACTCTTGAGAAAAATCGGCGAAAAGAAGAACCTCAAGATTGCATTGCAGACTTACTTCGGCGACATCCGCGACGTTTATCAGGATGTAACCGCACTCGGCTTTGACGCTATCGGTTTGGATTTCGTCGAAGGGCTTAAGTCTCTCGAACTTTTGAAGACAGGCTTCCCGAAAGATACGCTCCTCTTGGCAGGCGTTGTGAACGGCAAGAACATTTGGCGCGCTGATTACGCACAGAAGAACGCAATTCTCGCCGAAATCAAGAAGTACGTCGCTGCAGAAAATGTTGTGGTTGGCACTTCTTGCTCTCTCTTGCACGTGCCTTACACGGTCGCCGCAGAAAAGAAGCTCTCCGCCGACATCCTCAAGCACTTCGCATTCGCCGAAGAAAAGCTCGTGGAGCTTGCAGAACTCGCAAGCGCTGACGCAGACGCTCTCGCCAAGAACAAGGCTTTGTTCGCATCCGCTCGCGTGCAGGCAAACGCAAAGGTTCAGGCAGAACTTGCCGCTCTCTCTGCCGCTGATTTCGAACGCAAGCCGAACCGCCTTGAACGCCGTGAAGTGCAGAAGGCAGAATTCAAGTTGCCGGCATTCCCGACAACGACAATCGGCTCTTTCCCGCAGACTGCCGAAGTTCGCGCCAACCGCGCCGCATTCCGCAAGGGCGAAATTTCCAAGGAACAGTATGTGGCATTCAACCAGAAGAAGATTGCCGAATGCATCAAGTTGCAGGAAGAAATCGGCCTCGATGTGATTGTCCACGGTGAATTCGAACGTAATGACATGGTGGAATATTTCGGTTCCAAGATTGACGGTTTTGTGTTCACGCAGAACGCCTGGGTGCAGAGCTACGGTACCCGTTGCGTGAAGCCGCCTGTCGTTTGGGGTGACGTGAGCCGCAGCGCTCCGATTACGGTTGAATGGTCCGTTTTCGCACAAAGTTGCACCAAGAAGCCGGTGAAGGGCATGCTTACGGGTCCTGTCACGATTCTCAACTGGTCCTTCCCGCGCGAAGACATTTCGCTCAAGACGCAGGCTCAGGAAATCGGCCTTGCCATCCGTGACGAAGTTTTGGACCTCGAAAAGAACGGCATCAGAATCATCCAGATTGACGAAGCCGCACTCCGTGAGAAGTTGCCGCTCCGCAAGAGCGACTGGCACAAGGAATACCTCGACTGGGCCATTCCGGCATTCCGTTTGGTTCACGCCAAGGTCAAGCCAGAAACGCAGATCCACACGCACATGTGCTATAGCGAATTCAACGACATCGTCCGCGACATCGACAACATGGACGCCG
It contains:
- a CDS encoding LysR family transcriptional regulator, with translation MTLQQLKYAIAIADTRNITEASKRVFISQPSLTAAIHELEEEMGVTIFNRSNKGVTITNEGDEFLSYARQVLEQATLLEDRYKGGKGGNMIFSVSCQHYSFAVNAFVDVIRKFGGPSYDFTLRETQTNEIIDDVAKMKSEMGVLYLSDKNEKVITKLIQKNNLVFEPLFATPLHVFMSSKNPLAKKEKITLADLKPFPYLTYEQGDFNSFYFAEEPLTAIDFDCPRNIKVRDRATLFNLLIGLDGYTICSGVISHKLNGKNIIAKRLDVHDKMTVGYVMRKGVTKSRYAEAYIAALKKHCK
- the rhuM gene encoding RhuM family protein, giving the protein MKKEMTPDNVNKNEIIVYQPEGGEFHIEVRIENETVWLSQAQMAELFHATKQNISLHITKIFKEGELDPKVVVKEYLTTTLHGAISGKTQVHAVKYYNLDVIISVGYRIKSIQGTRFRQWANQVLKDHMLKGYSINQRMFAKGIEPTNLLQAQQLQLEKQGSEIANIKHSVNSRLTAVEQRVDFFVNTVHNAQNQKINQLSNDVKKVMENFIDPTTFKHFLILDGQKLDADIAYTKIYGMAKKNIIIIDNYLGVKTLDLLRGIAKGISIRIISNTKGCAALTPDIVNDFSTARPDINLSILQTSRKFHDRYIFLDYDTPNEKLFHCGSSSKDAGNKITTIMQIECPEIYHALVESP
- a CDS encoding DUF4160 domain-containing protein — its product is MPKIFEAEGFSFFFYMNEHEPVHVHVRKQGKIAKFEILNGYAVPVFGKLSKADMAKASELATENSELIIKKWFEIFG
- the metE gene encoding 5-methyltetrahydropteroyltriglutamate--homocysteine S-methyltransferase, producing MSIKTSVIGFPRIGKNRELKFASEKFFKGEISEAELQTVAAEIRQYGWQKQKAAGIDFIPSNDFSFYDNVLDTAFLLNVIPERYSSLELSTLEKYFAAAHGYQGAKGDVKALPMKKWFNTNYHYIVPEIDDATDLKLVGKKPVEEFNEAKSAGIEAVPTLIGAYTFLRLARYNGNKKAKDFAAAAVNAYAELAEKLAAAGAKWISFAEPALVFDVTAEERELFKTIYAELLRKIGEKKNLKIALQTYFGDIRDVYQDVTALGFDAIGLDFVEGLKSLELLKTGFPKDTLLLAGVVNGKNIWRADYAQKNAILAEIKKYVAAENVVVGTSCSLLHVPYTVAAEKKLSADILKHFAFAEEKLVELAELASADADALAKNKALFASARVQANAKVQAELAALSAADFERKPNRLERREVQKAEFKLPAFPTTTIGSFPQTAEVRANRAAFRKGEISKEQYVAFNQKKIAECIKLQEEIGLDVIVHGEFERNDMVEYFGSKIDGFVFTQNAWVQSYGTRCVKPPVVWGDVSRSAPITVEWSVFAQSCTKKPVKGMLTGPVTILNWSFPREDISLKTQAQEIGLAIRDEVLDLEKNGIRIIQIDEAALREKLPLRKSDWHKEYLDWAIPAFRLVHAKVKPETQIHTHMCYSEFNDIVRDIDNMDADVITFEASRSDLKLLDALNDAKFETQVGPGVYDIHSPRVPSEQEIVDALHKIIAKVPQQNVWVNPDCGLKTRGETETTASLKNLVAAAKKLREEK
- a CDS encoding DUF2442 domain-containing protein, translated to MNDITEKDVKRVWVEKDAICVELKDGRIGKELIRDYEPLKKATREQLKNCRVDLDGVWFDDLDEGLALSGFFSPKKTNPVGRIFWLFPELNAAAFARRLGIPQPLFAAYVNGSKKPSAARRKKINDEFHRIGRELMQV